The stretch of DNA AAAGTATTTAAACTGTTTCGTCTGTAGAACCTACGTTTCAAAGGAAGATGTGACACGTGGGAAAACGAATACGAGTGCAAAGACGCGGAAGAGGCTCTTCAACTTTTAGGGCATCAACCCACAAGCGTATAGCTCCTGTTAGGTATCCTTCAGTAGCAATTACTGAAAACAAAGCAGTAGTAAACGGGCAAGTAAAAACCATAATGCATGAACCCGGACGAGGCGCACCTATGGTCGCCATTAGGCTAGAAAGTGGGGACACATACTACACAGTAGCCCCCGAAGGAGCATTTGAAGGTCAATCCACACAAGTGGGCGACGACGCATCAATTTCAATCGGAAATGTTCTTCCAATCGGTAAAATTCCCGAAGGAACCATGATCTGCAACATTGAATTATCTCCTGGCGATGGAGGAAAAATGGTTCGTTCCTCGGGTGCATATGCAACAATTATTTCGCATGATACTAAAACAAACAAAACCTTTGTGAAGCTTCCTTCCAAACGTAACAAACAAGTTAACAGCCTATGCCGAGCAACCGTCGGCGTAATAGCAGGAGCAGGAAGAACAGAGAAACCCTTCCTGAAAGCGGGAGCAAAATATCATTTAATGAAAGCTAAAGGTCACTTGTATCCTCGAACGAGAGGAACCGCCATGATTGCTGCATGTCACCCTTACGGTAGCAGTAAAAAAGGTGGACGCAAAGTAACTACAGTTTCACGAAATGCTCCACCCGGCAAAAAAGTCGGACTAATCGCAGCCCGTAGCGCGGGCAGCCGCGTCAAACGCAGACGCGACTAAACATCCAAGAGAATTTTTGTTCTCTTCTCTTTTTTCAGAAAAAGCTAGTTTTCATCATAACACTGTTATTAGTATACTGATATGCCAAGGTTCTTGACTCAACAGCAAAAATGAAGTGTGTTTTGATTGTTAGTTATCTTGTTTAAATTAACAGGATAAGAAAGCATGAGTGGTTTTCGTAAAAAGTTGTCAGGTGGAGATTTGCGTTCGATTGGCAAATCAAATGAAGTTGTTCAAGAGGTTTTTGATAATCCTGAATTGTTCGCTGTTGTTTTTCAAGGAACCCTAAGTGAAGACCCACTAATTAGAATGCGCTCTGCGGATGTTATAGAAAAAGTCTCCACAGAACATCCTGAATATCTTCAACCCTTCAAAACTCGATTAATCAACGAAGTGTCCAAAGTTGAGCAAAAAGAAGTTCAGTGGCATGTTGCTCAGATGTTTGCGTACATTGAGGTAACAGAGGAAGAAAGAAACAAAATAATTGAAATACTACAGCAATATGCTCAGTCAAACGAAAGCAAACTTGTTGTTACATTCTCTTTGCAGACGTTTAGCAGATTTTGCCCTGAAAGATGAAACAATACGTCCAAAAATAATTCAAATAATTAATAAAACAATGACAGGTGGAAGCCCTGCTATTGTGAGCAGGGGAAAGAATTGCTTAAAAAACTGAAGCAAAGTTAATTTGTTGAAAATTTTTCCACAATTATTTTTTGTTTTGGGACGCCCAATTCTTGAAGGAAATCTTGCATTGCAGTTATCATGGGTGGAGGACCGCAAAGGTAAAACAATCGTTGGACGTAATCTGGTAACTCATTTGTTATCAGGGTGGCATCAATTCGTCCAGTTCGTCCAGTCCAACTGGCATCTTCTCGGCTTAAGGTATGAATGATTTTGAAATGTTGATTATCTTTTTTCATTTGTTCAAATTCTTCTCTGAAGACTATGTCCGCCGAAGTTTTGTTTGCATAACAAAGAACAATGTCTGTTTCAAGTTTTGAATCGGTGGCATATCTGCACATGCTTCGAAAAGGTGTAATTCCAATGCCTCCAGAAAGCATTGCAACTTTGGTTTGGGTGGGATCAAGAACAAACGTTCCAAAGGGTGCATCTAATTGGATTGTGTCACCTACACGAACAGAATCAAAGGTGTCAGAAAAGTCGTGACCAGCTGTAATTTTTTTGGTTACTTCAATAAAATTTTCTGTGGGGCTGCTAGATATGGTAATAGGTTTTTTCAGTACGCCACCGTTTTTGGTGGGCACTGATATTATCAAATACTGTCCCGCGTTGTAATCAAAAGAGGCTGGACGGGACAAACGAAGGCTTTTCACGTTAGGCGTTCTTTGGATTATTTTCTCTACTACGGTTTTGATGTTCATTAAAATTCATAATAGATTATGTTTCGGTTGTTTATAGCCATTTATAATTTAAACCCGTTTTTGAAAAAATGTTTGGGAAAGGCATCACAGTTCAAAATATTTGATGGGTTTTGGGAGCGTTTCATTCAATATAATCAGCAACTAACTTGTTTTTCAAATATTTTTTAGTAAGCTTTAACCGTGTTAATTACATTAGTATTTAGTGGTGTTTTTTTGAAAGCAAAATATCAAGTCTATAAGGATAAAGCAGGAAAATTTAGATTCAGGCTTAGAGCAGCCAACAACAAAATCGTTGCAGTCAGTGAAGCCTACGAAAGCAAAGCAGGTTGCATAAACGGCGTGAAATCAGTTCAGTCCAATTGTGGTTCTCACATAGAAGACCAAACAACAGATATGGAAAAAATAACTAATCCCAAGTATGAACTTTTTATTGATGATGCCCACGAATTCAGGTTTAACTTGAAAGCATCAAACGGGGAAATTATTGCAGCAAGTGAGGGGTATGATACTAAACAGGGGGCAATGCATGGAATTGAAGCGGTTCAGAACAGTTGCAGTGCTGAAATTGAAGATTTAACAGTTGACCAAGAAGCAAAAAACAAAGAACTCGCAGAAGCTGTAGAGAAAAGTTGTGCAGCTAATGTAACTACAGAAGCAATCACTTACATGCCATATGAACCAGTAGAAGTTTGCAAAGAACCAGCAGAAGGAGTAAACCCAACTAGTATCAAGTTAGATGCTCCACCAGCAAAGGTTGAATCAGGAACTACAGTTACTTTAACTGGGAAACTAACTACGGCAGCATCTTGTGACGGAATTGGATGTGTCACTGTACACATTTTCGAACATGACCGGTCATTTATGCGAGATGATTTTCTTGCATCAGGTGAAACCGACCCAGATGGCATTTTTTCAATTGACTGGGTTGCAAAACAACGAGATTTCTGGGATGACAAAGTACAAATCTACGCCCAATTCATTGGAACAGATAACTACTTGCCCGCAAAAAGCCAAATCTATCCAATACAAGTTCTATGGTACGCCAGACCAAAAAAATAAATCAACAAAAGAAGTAGTGGGTTACAAAAAACCCACAAACATCATTTTTTTAGAATAAAACTGAACTCAATCATTACAATATGGTTATTGAGCTTTTTCAATGCCTGAAAGTAGTTGGTGGACATCTGCCCCCACGTATTCTCCGATGTAGCCGCCTTCCAAGGTTCCAAAAATTGGCTTGTTTAAGCTACCAAGTATTCTTCCAATTTCCTTGTAACTAGGACCAGTCAAACCCAAAGAAACAATGTCTCCTTCATGGGTGTCAAAACCAGCAGAAACAGCTAACAACTCAATTTCATCCATTTCAACTTCATTTAAGGCGTTTCGCAGGGTTTTCAGGTACATATCCTCCCCCGCAGAATACGGCAAAGGAAAATTCAAGCAATTACCTTTGGATGCAAAACCAGTGTAAGGATAAGCGGGATGACGATGTAAAGAAACAAGAGTAACTTGGGAATCGTCCTGAAAGATTTCTTGAGTGCCATTTCCATGGTGCCCATCAATGTCCACAATCAAAGTGCGTAAACCCAATTTTTTTACTGCGATGGAAATATTGTTAAAGTAACAAAAACCCAATGTTCCTGCACCCAAAGCGGGACCACTAATGCCCACATGATGACCGGGAGGGCGCATATATGAAAAAGCCTTTTTTTCTGCAGCCAATAACGTGGCACCTACAGACAACAAAGCATTATCAAAAATTCCGTCAGGAGCAGGAGTGTCTCCATCTAGTGCACACCAAGGACCCGCATTTTTAACACGATTCACATGCACATTAGTATGAACAGATAAAAGGTCGTCTTCTGAAGCGGCAGTGGGTTCCAAAAAATCATAATTCTCTTGTAATATTCCAAGACCCACACTCATGCGTTCGGGTCGTTCGATGTGCCCAGGCCAGTTGTAGTCAAAACACTTTTCAGAAAAAACGATGTCCATTACCTTTTTCCCCGGTCAAAGGAAACCATTTAGTCCAAAAAGTGTGTTTTGGTTTTAGGCTTGCAGATTAACTAATTCATCGTATCTGGATTTTACTGTTTGATACAGTTTAGCCCGCAGAGCTTCTCCGGAGAGGTTTATTGTTCGCAAAAGTGCCACTTTTTTGGATAACTCAACATCGCATAGGGTGCTGTTTATCCAGCATTCAAAGTCTTTGCTCTTCATGTGGAATTCGATGGATCGGATGTCTACTGTTTGAAGTTTGTCAACAAAATCTTGAAGGCTTTCTGCATATACCCCTAAGGGTTGGTCAATTTCATTGTAAAAATGGAATGCTTTGTCCACCGTTACTGGAGTAAGAATTCTTTCTGCTAATGCTTTATCTGTTTTTGGTAAGCCTAGGGCTTGTTTGCCTAGAACAGTTATGGCGTATTGATGTTTTTCGGGAACACACACATATTCTGCTTTTATGAGCCCTAACAAGTAACCCATTGCTGAAGAGGGAGGTAATCCTGTTTTTTCAGATATAATTTGTAAGGTTAATGGATTTCCTGCTGCCCATAAATCAACTAAAATTTTACCCCGGATTTTGCCTTCACTCATTATTTGCACTTCAGAAACAGTAACAGTAATCCAGATTATTAATTTATTCGGTAATCAGCCATTTTCAAAAGACGTGATTACCGAAAAGTTGACTCAAAATTACTTCCGAAGCAAGCATTTGTAGGTGACGTTTTTTGCTTTAAAGTATTCTTTTGAAAACTTTACTGCTTTAACGGGGTCATAATATTTACAACTGAAAATGTCAAGAAAAACTCGGTTTGAATTGTTAGCAAAATGACCTGAAACTAGTGATGTTTCAACAAGTTGAGCCATAGAATAGCCATATACATCTGGATTCGTTCCAAAATTGTTCAAATGACAGGGCCCCCAAGGTTTTGCGTCTATTAGTTCACAGATTTTGGCTGTGTAATCTTTAATTGCCTCAGGATTTTGGATTAATTCTGAGTCACAATCGTGCAAATCAATTGCAGTAGAAAGACCCCACGCGTTAGCTGATATGTATTGTTCTGCTGTTACCGTTTCTAATTTTTTTATCATCATCTCTGTTTTCATATTAAATCCCAGACACAATTATTTGCTCAAAGAGCACAAAAGCTACGCATATCAATGCAGAAAATAAAATTTGTGGTTTTATTTTTAATAAAATTTTAATCAAAATAAAATAGTGCAGAGAAAATATTGTTTTCTTACTACTGGAAACAAAAACAAAACATTGATTTTAAAAACAACAATTTTTGGATTTTTGAGGGGTAATCCTGAATGTTTTCACAATAAGAAAGACTAATCACCACGTTTAAAAAACACGCAAAAATATTAAATGTTAATCAAGACAATCCAGTGACACCCTGTTTAGTTGCATGGGGTAGGGTGTAATTAAACAGGATTTCCAAAAATGTGGGGATTAGCTATTGAACGGGATAGAAATTGATTCAGTAAGCAAACGCTTTGAAGACACCCTAGCAGTTGATAATGTTTCGCTTTTAATAAAAAAAGGAGAACTCCTGGGTCTTCTGGGACCTAATGGGGCAGGTAAATCTACTCTTACAAAAATGATCTCAGGAATGTTAAACCCCACATCAGGCACCATCAAAGTTGGAGAATACAACATTAAAAAACAGCCAATGAAAGCCAAAGAATCTCTTGGAGTAGTTCCTCAAGACATTGTGCTGTACGACTATCTTAACGCTAAAGAAAACCTTTCATTTTATGGCAGAATTTATGGGCTGTCAGGAAAAAAGCTCAAAACCAGAATAGAGGAGTTACTAAAGTTCACACAACTAGAAGAAAAGGCAGTTAAACGCCACGTTTCCAAATACTCCGGAGGAATGAAACGACGAGTAAACATTGCCGCTGCCTTGTTGCATGAACCAGAAGTTATTTTGCTTGACGAGCCAACTGCAGGTCTTGACCCACAAAACAAACTTGCTCTTTGGGAAATTATTCAATCTTTGAAAGAACAAGGAAAAACAATCGTTCTAACCACCCATATGATGGAAGAAGCAGAAGAACTGTGCGAAAGAGTTGCAATAATGGATCATGGAAAAATTATTGCACTGGGCAGTCCTAAGGAATTAGTTAAAAAAGTCAAAATGGAAAATACAATAACTGTTGTTCCCGACAAGATTACCTCTAAACTGATAGAGGACATAAAAACAATTGCTGGAATCAAAAATGTGTACAGTGTAATGAATGAAACCGAACAAATTGAAACTCTAAAAGTAATAACAGATTGCCCTGATGACATTCTTCCAGAAATTGTTTCAACCATCGTAAAAGATGGAACTAAAGTCTTGTCGATTCAATTATCACGGGTAACACTAGAAGACGTATTCATTGCCCTTACGGGAAGGAGCTTACGGGAGTAACAACAATGAAAATCAAAAGAGCAATAAACCAAATAGCAGCAGTTGCAAAAACAGATTTTCTAGGAGTTCTCAGAAACAAAACTGCAATATTTTTCACGTTACTTTTCCCATTGTTTTTCATGGTAATTATTGGTTTCACTTTTGGACAATCAGGAACAAGTTCTGCAAGCAACATTGTTGTTGGCGTAGTTAATCTAGATGACCAATTAATCAACATAAATGGTGCTACATCAGTAAACAGCACGATTGGTGACACATTCATCGAGGCCCTTGAAACTACAAACTTTACCGTTTACAGTTATGACCAATACGGTGACAGAGACACCAACGCAACAGCAGCCTACGCAATAAGCCGAGGCTATTTAGATGCAATTGTGGTAATTCCCGCCAATTTCACTGAGACACTGTCATTCCAGTATCTAAATGAGACAGGAATGCCCCGTCCCACACAAGCCAGCATTGAACTGTTTGTTGACCCAACAGACACAACAGGAGCCATGATAACCCAACAAAGTGTCCTTGGATTTATTTCTGGATTCGTTAAAGAGTATCAAAAAATTATTATCGATTATACACCTTCTGAAATGAAAGGTTTTGTTGAAGTTCTTGCCGACCCCATCAACGTGACCACTAGCAATGCAGAAGTAACAGAAAACGAACTGCAATGGATAGACTACATGATTCCCGGAACCCTCGGTCTCGTGCTTTTGTGGAGTGGACTAAATCATGCTTCAATGACCATCGCAACCGAACGCACCAAAGGAACATTCCAAAGAATGATTATCGCGCCGGTTTCACCAACTGTTGTTCTGATTGGAAAATTCCTCTCAAACTTGGCTCTAGTTTACATGTCTGGTTTTATTATGCTGGTCAGCGGAATACTGCTGTTTCAAGTCAATCTTTACTGGAACATTCCAGTAATCATCCTAGCCATGTTTTTGGGTTCTCTTTCTGCCATTGGGATTGGTCTTATCATTTCTTCAGTAGCAAAAAATGAAGAAGCAGCCAACTCGATCGCAGTAATCATCAGCGTTCCGTTACAGTTCTTTATTGGTGCATTTTTCCCCTTGGAAATGATGCCCCAAGCAGCCCAAGCATTCGGGCGAGCATTACCGTTTACAAAGATGGTTGATGCAATGACGGATATAATGACAAGAAACCTAGGAATAGAAGCAATTCTTCCGGAATTGTTGTACCTAACTGTTTCGGGAATAGTACTGATTGCACTAGGAACAATTGCATACAGAATTTCATTGAAGCGCCTGTAAGAAACAGATAGCTTATTATCACTCCAACCCTACTTATTTTGTTAGGGGATATTTTATGGTTAAATCTATCAAAGAACAAGTTGCACAATGCCTAGAAGAAGTTAGACCACAACTACAAGCAGACGGCGGAGACATAGAACTAGTAGACGTAGTAAAGGACACAGCAAAAGTCAAACTCAAAGGCGCATGCAACGGATGCCCAATGTCAGCAATGACCATGCAATGGGGCGTAGAAAACTGCATCAAAAAACGAGTACCAGAAATAAAGAAAGTAGAAGTTGTCCAATAAAGTCTGCATAATTCACTCAAAGTTTAAAAGAATAAAAAGTTCAGCTTCAAATAAGTTGAAAAATTGACTCGTCACAAAATAAAGCAATAATCAACTTGTTTGAGCGTAAATATTTTTTGAAAAATAAAAAAATTCTAATTTTTCAAAGTAAAACAACGAACCGATCAAACAGAATACAAAATACGCAAAGAATAATTGAGTTTCTACGGCTCCAAACTGCTCATTGAGATGAGTGCGTAAAATTCACTCTGCAAACTGAACTAAAGGGAGAGTTTTTACTAGTTTTTAGCTGCGAGTCTTGTTTAGGTGACATTTTCCGCCGGTGGGGCAGAATTTTTTGGCGTGATTTTCAACTGTTTTGAAAAGGGCTCCAACGGTTTCTTTGTTTACAGAGTAGATTCGTTTTTTTCCGTCGGGTTCGCTGT from Candidatus Bathyarchaeum sp. encodes:
- a CDS encoding 50S ribosomal protein L2, which codes for MGKRIRVQRRGRGSSTFRASTHKRIAPVRYPSVAITENKAVVNGQVKTIMHEPGRGAPMVAIRLESGDTYYTVAPEGAFEGQSTQVGDDASISIGNVLPIGKIPEGTMICNIELSPGDGGKMVRSSGAYATIISHDTKTNKTFVKLPSKRNKQVNSLCRATVGVIAGAGRTEKPFLKAGAKYHLMKAKGHLYPRTRGTAMIAACHPYGSSKKGGRKVTTVSRNAPPGKKVGLIAARSAGSRVKRRRD
- a CDS encoding FAD-binding oxidoreductase codes for the protein MNIKTVVEKIIQRTPNVKSLRLSRPASFDYNAGQYLIISVPTKNGGVLKKPITISSSPTENFIEVTKKITAGHDFSDTFDSVRVGDTIQLDAPFGTFVLDPTQTKVAMLSGGIGITPFRSMCRYATDSKLETDIVLCYANKTSADIVFREEFEQMKKDNQHFKIIHTLSREDASWTGRTGRIDATLITNELPDYVQRLFYLCGPPPMITAMQDFLQELGVPKQKIIVEKFSTN
- a CDS encoding DUF1508 domain-containing protein, yielding MKAKYQVYKDKAGKFRFRLRAANNKIVAVSEAYESKAGCINGVKSVQSNCGSHIEDQTTDMEKITNPKYELFIDDAHEFRFNLKASNGEIIAASEGYDTKQGAMHGIEAVQNSCSAEIEDLTVDQEAKNKELAEAVEKSCAANVTTEAITYMPYEPVEVCKEPAEGVNPTSIKLDAPPAKVESGTTVTLTGKLTTAASCDGIGCVTVHIFEHDRSFMRDDFLASGETDPDGIFSIDWVAKQRDFWDDKVQIYAQFIGTDNYLPAKSQIYPIQVLWYARPKK
- a CDS encoding histone deacetylase, with the protein product MDIVFSEKCFDYNWPGHIERPERMSVGLGILQENYDFLEPTAASEDDLLSVHTNVHVNRVKNAGPWCALDGDTPAPDGIFDNALLSVGATLLAAEKKAFSYMRPPGHHVGISGPALGAGTLGFCYFNNISIAVKKLGLRTLIVDIDGHHGNGTQEIFQDDSQVTLVSLHRHPAYPYTGFASKGNCLNFPLPYSAGEDMYLKTLRNALNEVEMDEIELLAVSAGFDTHEGDIVSLGLTGPSYKEIGRILGSLNKPIFGTLEGGYIGEYVGADVHQLLSGIEKAQ
- a CDS encoding DUF5752 family protein, giving the protein MSEGKIRGKILVDLWAAGNPLTLQIISEKTGLPPSSAMGYLLGLIKAEYVCVPEKHQYAITVLGKQALGLPKTDKALAERILTPVTVDKAFHFYNEIDQPLGVYAESLQDFVDKLQTVDIRSIEFHMKSKDFECWINSTLCDVELSKKVALLRTINLSGEALRAKLYQTVKSRYDELVNLQA
- a CDS encoding S-adenosylmethionine decarboxylase: MMIKKLETVTAEQYISANAWGLSTAIDLHDCDSELIQNPEAIKDYTAKICELIDAKPWGPCHLNNFGTNPDVYGYSMAQLVETSLVSGHFANNSNRVFLDIFSCKYYDPVKAVKFSKEYFKAKNVTYKCLLRK
- a CDS encoding ABC transporter ATP-binding protein — protein: MNGIEIDSVSKRFEDTLAVDNVSLLIKKGELLGLLGPNGAGKSTLTKMISGMLNPTSGTIKVGEYNIKKQPMKAKESLGVVPQDIVLYDYLNAKENLSFYGRIYGLSGKKLKTRIEELLKFTQLEEKAVKRHVSKYSGGMKRRVNIAAALLHEPEVILLDEPTAGLDPQNKLALWEIIQSLKEQGKTIVLTTHMMEEAEELCERVAIMDHGKIIALGSPKELVKKVKMENTITVVPDKITSKLIEDIKTIAGIKNVYSVMNETEQIETLKVITDCPDDILPEIVSTIVKDGTKVLSIQLSRVTLEDVFIALTGRSLRE
- a CDS encoding ABC transporter permease, encoding MKIKRAINQIAAVAKTDFLGVLRNKTAIFFTLLFPLFFMVIIGFTFGQSGTSSASNIVVGVVNLDDQLININGATSVNSTIGDTFIEALETTNFTVYSYDQYGDRDTNATAAYAISRGYLDAIVVIPANFTETLSFQYLNETGMPRPTQASIELFVDPTDTTGAMITQQSVLGFISGFVKEYQKIIIDYTPSEMKGFVEVLADPINVTTSNAEVTENELQWIDYMIPGTLGLVLLWSGLNHASMTIATERTKGTFQRMIIAPVSPTVVLIGKFLSNLALVYMSGFIMLVSGILLFQVNLYWNIPVIILAMFLGSLSAIGIGLIISSVAKNEEAANSIAVIISVPLQFFIGAFFPLEMMPQAAQAFGRALPFTKMVDAMTDIMTRNLGIEAILPELLYLTVSGIVLIALGTIAYRISLKRL
- a CDS encoding NifU family protein, whose product is MKEQVAQCLEEVRPQLQADGGDIELVDVVKDTAKVKLKGACNGCPMSAMTMQWGVENCIKKRVPEIKKVEVVQ